The nucleotide window CACCCTCAAACATTCCCAAACCACACTGTTACACTTGGGTCCAGTCCCCATTCCCAACTGCCAAACCTTGTCACCcttcctaatcctttgtttccctTCCATATACCCAAGTTGATACCACATGGACGATGATGATTGGTTCCCAAATCTCCGGAAAGTCATCAATGCAGCCTCAATCTCCCTTTCTCCCAATCCCAATCCTTTCCCCATCTCCTTTATCATCCCCCTCCCTGAAGCTGGCATGCAGAAGTGCTTCACTGCAGCCCTGAATTCCGGCACCGGACTTCTCTTCTTGTCAGATGAAACAACCTTAAATATTAACACCATGATCACGTACTTAGCTCTTTCTCTAAATGGTAGTATGATTTTACCGAGAATTATGACGTGAGAACGTAGTAAGTCTCTGGCCACATGCAGTAAATTGCGTTCAATGGAGACTCCGGTGATTCCTTTGGAGTCTTCTTCTCTTATGGCTGAATGGTAACCAGTGTCATCAAATGCTCTTTGAGTTCTCACCAAGTGAAGCAGCTTGTACTTCAAATTTTTTACCTTTTTGTTGGTGAGAAGCACGGCAGCACTGCCGGAACGGAAGACACAGTTGAGCAGAAGCTTACGTTGATCTTTGCCGGAGTACCAACCAGTGGAAAGAACTTCAGTGCTGATTATCAGAGCGAATGATCCACGGTTGAGTTGGAGGAGAGTTCTTGCAATGTCAATGCTGATTACACCGGCGCTGCAGCCCATGCCGGAGAGGTTGAAGGTCTTCACATTATCCCGCATTGCAAAACGGTTGACAATGATGGAGGAGAGTGAGGGAGAGGAACAGAAGGCACTGCAGTTAAGCACAAGGATGTCTATTTCTTGAGGAGATATCCTGGTTTTAGAGAACAAGTCTTGAAGGATGGGGAAGAAGAGCATATGAGCTTCTTGAATGCAGTTCTTATGGTCAGTTCTTGGAGGAAGGTGACGGAGTGAAGGAGGGAAGTAGGTTTCTTCTCCAAGGCCAGAAGAAGAGGTGACTTTAGACAAGAAGGATAAGCTctcttggtcaaagccttcaaTCATGGAAAGATGTTCCATTAGAGCTGCTGATGGAACTCTGAGACTTGGAGATGGTTTTAGACAAGAGAAGTCTAAAAGGAACACTTGGGAGGAGGGTTTGGATAGGTTTGGGAAGACAAGGATGAAGAAGAGAGGGATGAGATGGTGGAGAGGATGGTATTTGTTAATGAAGATGTAGGTCTCACT belongs to Dioscorea cayenensis subsp. rotundata cultivar TDr96_F1 chromosome 17, TDr96_F1_v2_PseudoChromosome.rev07_lg8_w22 25.fasta, whole genome shotgun sequence and includes:
- the LOC120281224 gene encoding 3-ketoacyl-CoA synthase 5-like, which produces METNLKNHAFSLLIHSLHTFILLACITSETYIFINKYHPLHHLIPLFFILVFPNLSKPSSQVFLLDFSCLKPSPSLRVPSAALMEHLSMIEGFDQESLSFLSKVTSSSGLGEETYFPPSLRHLPPRTDHKNCIQEAHMLFFPILQDLFSKTRISPQEIDILVLNCSAFCSSPSLSSIIVNRFAMRDNVKTFNLSGMGCSAGVISIDIARTLLQLNRGSFALIISTEVLSTGWYSGKDQRKLLLNCVFRSGSAAVLLTNKKVKNLKYKLLHLVRTQRAFDDTGYHSAIREEDSKGITGVSIERNLLHVARDLLRSHVIILGKIILPFRERAKYVIMVLIFKVVSSDKKRSPVPEFRAAVKHFCMPASGRGMIKEMGKGLGLGEREIEAALMTFRRFGNQSSSSMWYQLGYMEGKQRIRKGDKVWQLGMGTGPKCNSVVWECLRVIKGEELGQKDHGRD